The Lucilia cuprina isolate Lc7/37 chromosome 5, ASM2204524v1, whole genome shotgun sequence genome includes a window with the following:
- the LOC111687769 gene encoding G-protein coupled receptor Mth2 isoform X3, translating into MSFLTLNRLHIIILVYIFIFVPETWSRSSTLEKHYIRGGLHAPCFFFHTVNVTDDQRFDNGSYLHDGILIPHKYIAVYNYIYTDPVTTVKVTPHLRGCICKVKPCINFCCPFGKLYSSNDSSCIDAHDHFEWPTTLNMTLSDGSLKTVNIFKQYAIVNFRPCNPMYALEPQREPDDAWQIFANGTIFRHYDESYLDKLQYCMVPTMGNDTNATFYLNPANCDLSPGYGTMKIINAYAMLFSIPFMILTILVYLAIPELRNQHGKSLVCYLFGLIVGYSMLCLNAWSAYIDVIGLPCKIIGYTAYYFFMAAFFWLSVISFDLWHNFRGTRGINRFQEKKRFAMYSVYSWGIPIIFLIGTWFMQERVDIPYAWKPGIGGGEYCWINMLTWSGLVYFFAPIMGIIVANIIMFIMTAMKIHKVQREMARIMAREDSTRNLRNEKDKFGLFLRLFLVMGVTWSLEIVSYFVGVDKPWSKIFYVADICNAIQGFLIFMLFVMKKKVKQLITNRMFKTSKSNGTSQTNSTNSTNSINSSVATQKTKVDTLPMKEKLRF; encoded by the exons ATGTCTTTTTTAACGCTTAATCGTCTGCACATTATTATattagtttatatatttatatttgtaccGGAAACATGGTCAAGATCCTCGACACTGGAAAAACACTATATACGTGGTGGCTTACATGCGCCTTGTTTCTTCTTTCACACCGTTAATGTTACAGATGATCAGAGATTTGATAATGGCTCCTATTTACACGATGGCATTCTAATACCTCATAAATATATAGCCGTATATAATTATATCTATACCGATCCGGTTACGACAGTTAAAGTTACACCTCATTTGCGTGGCTGTATTTGTAAAGTGAAGCCGTGTATTAATTTCTGTTGTCCTTTTGGTAAACTGTACAGTTCAAATGATTCGTCTTGCATTGATGCCCATGATCATTTTGAATGGCCGACAACGTTGAATATGACACTATCGGATGGTTCCTTGAAGactgtaaatatatttaaacaatatgccATAGTGAATTTTCGACCTTGTAATCCCATGTATGCTTTGGAGCCACAAAGAGAACCGGATGATGCCTGGCAGATATTTGCG AACGGTACAATTTTCCGTCACTATGATGAATCATATTTGGATAAACTGCAGTATTGCATGGTGCCCACTATGGGTAATGATACAAATGCTACATTCTACCTCAATCCTGCCAATTGTGATTTGAGTCCCGGCTATGgaacaatgaaaataataaatgccTACGCTATGCTCTTCTCCATACCCTTTATGATATTGACCATTTTGGTGTATTTAGCCATACCGGAATTGCGCAATCAGCATGGCAAATCATTGGTCTGTTATTTATTTGGTCTTATAGTGGGCTATTCGATGTTGTGTCTGAATGCCTGGTCGGCGTATATAGATGTAATAGGTTTGCCCTGTAAAATTATAG GTTACACGGCCTATTATTTCTTTATGGCGGCCTTCTTTTGGCTAAGTGTTATTAGTTTTGATTTATGGCATAATTTCCGAGGCACAAGAGGCATTAATCGTTTTCAGGAGAAGAAAAGATTTGCCATGTATTCGGTATATTCTTGGGGTATACCtattatatttcttataggtaccTGGTTTATGCAAGAACGTGTGGATATACCATATGCCTGGAAGCCTGGTATTGGTGGGGGTGAATATTGCTGGATCAATA tGTTAACCTGGTCAGGTTTGGTATACTTTTTTGCACCCATTATGGGCATAATTGTGGccaatattattatgtttatcaTGACAGCCATGAAAATCCATAAGGTGCAGCGAGAAATGGCACGTATTATGGCTCGTGAGGATAGTACGCGTAatttaagaaatgaaaaagacaa ATTCGGTTTatttttacgtttatttttgGTCATGGGTGTTACTTGGTCTTTGGAGATCGTCTCATATTTTGTGGGCGTTGACAAACCCTGGTCGAAAATCTTTTATGTGGCTGATATTTGTAATGCCATTCAAGGTTTCTTGATTTTCATGTTGTTTGTCATGAAAAAGAAGGTTAAACAATTGATTACTAATAG AATGTTCAAAACGTCGAAAAGTAATGGAACAAGTCAAACCAACTCAACAAATTCAACAAATTCCATAAATTCCTCAGTGGCGACGCAAAAAACTAAAGTTGATACCTTGCCTATGAAAGagaaattaagattttaa
- the LOC111687769 gene encoding G-protein coupled receptor Mth2 isoform X1, whose translation MSFLTLNRLHIIILVYIFIFVPETWSRSSTLEKHYIRGGLHAPCFFFHTVNVTDDQRFDNGSYLHDGILIPHKYIAVYNYIYTDPVTTVKVTPHLRGCICKVKPCINFCCPFGKLYSSNDSSCIDAHDHFEWPTTLNMTLSDGSLKTVNIFKQYAIVNFRPCNPMYALEPQREPDDAWQIFANGTIFRHYDESYLDKLQYCMVPTMGNDTNATFYLNPANCDLSPGYGTMKIINAYAMLFSIPFMILTILVYLAIPELRNQHGKSLVCYLFGLIVGYSMLCLNAWSAYIDVIGLPCKIIGYTAYYFFMAAFFWLSVISFDLWHNFRGTRGINRFQEKKRFAMYSVYSWGIPIIFLIGTWFMQERVDIPYAWKPGIGGGEYCWINMLTWSGLVYFFAPIMGIIVANIIMFIMTAMKIHKVQREMARIMAREDSTRNLRNEKDKFGLFLRLFLVMGVTWSLEIVSYFVGVDKPWSKIFYVADICNAIQGFLIFMLFVMKKKVKQLITNSLSYYLNVFIRMFKTSKSNGTSQTNSTNSTNSINSSVATQKTKVDTLPMKEKLRF comes from the exons ATGTCTTTTTTAACGCTTAATCGTCTGCACATTATTATattagtttatatatttatatttgtaccGGAAACATGGTCAAGATCCTCGACACTGGAAAAACACTATATACGTGGTGGCTTACATGCGCCTTGTTTCTTCTTTCACACCGTTAATGTTACAGATGATCAGAGATTTGATAATGGCTCCTATTTACACGATGGCATTCTAATACCTCATAAATATATAGCCGTATATAATTATATCTATACCGATCCGGTTACGACAGTTAAAGTTACACCTCATTTGCGTGGCTGTATTTGTAAAGTGAAGCCGTGTATTAATTTCTGTTGTCCTTTTGGTAAACTGTACAGTTCAAATGATTCGTCTTGCATTGATGCCCATGATCATTTTGAATGGCCGACAACGTTGAATATGACACTATCGGATGGTTCCTTGAAGactgtaaatatatttaaacaatatgccATAGTGAATTTTCGACCTTGTAATCCCATGTATGCTTTGGAGCCACAAAGAGAACCGGATGATGCCTGGCAGATATTTGCG AACGGTACAATTTTCCGTCACTATGATGAATCATATTTGGATAAACTGCAGTATTGCATGGTGCCCACTATGGGTAATGATACAAATGCTACATTCTACCTCAATCCTGCCAATTGTGATTTGAGTCCCGGCTATGgaacaatgaaaataataaatgccTACGCTATGCTCTTCTCCATACCCTTTATGATATTGACCATTTTGGTGTATTTAGCCATACCGGAATTGCGCAATCAGCATGGCAAATCATTGGTCTGTTATTTATTTGGTCTTATAGTGGGCTATTCGATGTTGTGTCTGAATGCCTGGTCGGCGTATATAGATGTAATAGGTTTGCCCTGTAAAATTATAG GTTACACGGCCTATTATTTCTTTATGGCGGCCTTCTTTTGGCTAAGTGTTATTAGTTTTGATTTATGGCATAATTTCCGAGGCACAAGAGGCATTAATCGTTTTCAGGAGAAGAAAAGATTTGCCATGTATTCGGTATATTCTTGGGGTATACCtattatatttcttataggtaccTGGTTTATGCAAGAACGTGTGGATATACCATATGCCTGGAAGCCTGGTATTGGTGGGGGTGAATATTGCTGGATCAATA tGTTAACCTGGTCAGGTTTGGTATACTTTTTTGCACCCATTATGGGCATAATTGTGGccaatattattatgtttatcaTGACAGCCATGAAAATCCATAAGGTGCAGCGAGAAATGGCACGTATTATGGCTCGTGAGGATAGTACGCGTAatttaagaaatgaaaaagacaa ATTCGGTTTatttttacgtttatttttgGTCATGGGTGTTACTTGGTCTTTGGAGATCGTCTCATATTTTGTGGGCGTTGACAAACCCTGGTCGAAAATCTTTTATGTGGCTGATATTTGTAATGCCATTCAAGGTTTCTTGATTTTCATGTTGTTTGTCATGAAAAAGAAGGTTAAACAATTGATTACTAATAG TCTTTCATATTATCTAAATGTCTTCATAAGAATGTTCAAAACGTCGAAAAGTAATGGAACAAGTCAAACCAACTCAACAAATTCAACAAATTCCATAAATTCCTCAGTGGCGACGCAAAAAACTAAAGTTGATACCTTGCCTATGAAAGagaaattaagattttaa
- the LOC111687769 gene encoding G-protein coupled receptor Mth2 isoform X4 — MSFLTLNRLHIIILVYIFIFVPETWSRSSTLEKHYIRGGLHAPCFFFHTVNVTDDQRFDNGSYLHDGILIPHKYIAVYNYIYTDPVTTVKVTPHLRGCICKVKPCINFCCPFGKLYSSNDSSCIDAHDHFEWPTTLNMTLSDGSLKTVNIFKQYAIVNFRPCNPMYALEPQREPDDAWQIFANGTIFRHYDESYLDKLQYCMVPTMGNDTNATFYLNPANCDLSPGYGTMKIINAYAMLFSIPFMILTILVYLAIPELRNQHGKSLVCYLFGLIVGYSMLCLNAWSAYIDVIGLPCKIIGYTAYYFFMAAFFWLSVISFDLWHNFRGTRGINRFQEKKRFAMYSVYSWGIPIIFLIGTWFMQERVDIPYAWKPGIGGGEYCWINMLTWSGLVYFFAPIMGIIVANIIMFIMTAMKIHKVQREMARIMAREDSTRNLRNEKDKFGLFLRLFLVMGVTWSLEIVSYFVGVDKPWSKIFYVADICNAIQGFLIFMLFVMKKKVKQLITNRTCSSRSYRNTNSTTLGNTAVRRRFLDVSLQIRQMIIIRSAFSNNQNAHRHEG; from the exons ATGTCTTTTTTAACGCTTAATCGTCTGCACATTATTATattagtttatatatttatatttgtaccGGAAACATGGTCAAGATCCTCGACACTGGAAAAACACTATATACGTGGTGGCTTACATGCGCCTTGTTTCTTCTTTCACACCGTTAATGTTACAGATGATCAGAGATTTGATAATGGCTCCTATTTACACGATGGCATTCTAATACCTCATAAATATATAGCCGTATATAATTATATCTATACCGATCCGGTTACGACAGTTAAAGTTACACCTCATTTGCGTGGCTGTATTTGTAAAGTGAAGCCGTGTATTAATTTCTGTTGTCCTTTTGGTAAACTGTACAGTTCAAATGATTCGTCTTGCATTGATGCCCATGATCATTTTGAATGGCCGACAACGTTGAATATGACACTATCGGATGGTTCCTTGAAGactgtaaatatatttaaacaatatgccATAGTGAATTTTCGACCTTGTAATCCCATGTATGCTTTGGAGCCACAAAGAGAACCGGATGATGCCTGGCAGATATTTGCG AACGGTACAATTTTCCGTCACTATGATGAATCATATTTGGATAAACTGCAGTATTGCATGGTGCCCACTATGGGTAATGATACAAATGCTACATTCTACCTCAATCCTGCCAATTGTGATTTGAGTCCCGGCTATGgaacaatgaaaataataaatgccTACGCTATGCTCTTCTCCATACCCTTTATGATATTGACCATTTTGGTGTATTTAGCCATACCGGAATTGCGCAATCAGCATGGCAAATCATTGGTCTGTTATTTATTTGGTCTTATAGTGGGCTATTCGATGTTGTGTCTGAATGCCTGGTCGGCGTATATAGATGTAATAGGTTTGCCCTGTAAAATTATAG GTTACACGGCCTATTATTTCTTTATGGCGGCCTTCTTTTGGCTAAGTGTTATTAGTTTTGATTTATGGCATAATTTCCGAGGCACAAGAGGCATTAATCGTTTTCAGGAGAAGAAAAGATTTGCCATGTATTCGGTATATTCTTGGGGTATACCtattatatttcttataggtaccTGGTTTATGCAAGAACGTGTGGATATACCATATGCCTGGAAGCCTGGTATTGGTGGGGGTGAATATTGCTGGATCAATA tGTTAACCTGGTCAGGTTTGGTATACTTTTTTGCACCCATTATGGGCATAATTGTGGccaatattattatgtttatcaTGACAGCCATGAAAATCCATAAGGTGCAGCGAGAAATGGCACGTATTATGGCTCGTGAGGATAGTACGCGTAatttaagaaatgaaaaagacaa ATTCGGTTTatttttacgtttatttttgGTCATGGGTGTTACTTGGTCTTTGGAGATCGTCTCATATTTTGTGGGCGTTGACAAACCCTGGTCGAAAATCTTTTATGTGGCTGATATTTGTAATGCCATTCAAGGTTTCTTGATTTTCATGTTGTTTGTCATGAAAAAGAAGGTTAAACAATTGATTACTAATAG aacttgTAGCTCTCGTAGTTATCGTAATACAAATAGTACTACACTGGGCAATACAGCGGTACGACGTCGTTTTCTTGATGTCTCTTTACAAATTAGACAAATGATTATTATACGTTCGGCTTTTTCGAATAATCAAAATGCTCATAGGCATGAGGGTTAA
- the LOC111687769 gene encoding G-protein coupled receptor Mth2 isoform X2, producing MSFLTLNRLHIIILVYIFIFVPETWSRSSTLEKHYIRGGLHAPCFFFHTVNVTDDQRFDNGSYLHDGILIPHKYIAVYNYIYTDPVTTVKVTPHLRGCICKVKPCINFCCPFGKLYSSNDSSCIDAHDHFEWPTTLNMTLSDGSLKTVNIFKQYAIVNFRPCNPMYALEPQREPDDAWQIFANGTIFRHYDESYLDKLQYCMVPTMGNDTNATFYLNPANCDLSPGYGTMKIINAYAMLFSIPFMILTILVYLAIPELRNQHGKSLVCYLFGLIVGYSMLCLNAWSAYIDVIGLPCKIIGYTAYYFFMAAFFWLSVISFDLWHNFRGTRGINRFQEKKRFAMYSVYSWGIPIIFLIGTWFMQERVDIPYAWKPGIGGGEYCWINMLTWSGLVYFFAPIMGIIVANIIMFIMTAMKIHKVQREMARIMAREDSTRNLRNEKDKFGLFLRLFLVMGVTWSLEIVSYFVGVDKPWSKIFYVADICNAIQGFLIFMLFVMKKKVKQLITNRYSVRDSSNQRQSHSSTKTTCSSVGSIALPNSKISADKPLMKPLERTTVLSGL from the exons ATGTCTTTTTTAACGCTTAATCGTCTGCACATTATTATattagtttatatatttatatttgtaccGGAAACATGGTCAAGATCCTCGACACTGGAAAAACACTATATACGTGGTGGCTTACATGCGCCTTGTTTCTTCTTTCACACCGTTAATGTTACAGATGATCAGAGATTTGATAATGGCTCCTATTTACACGATGGCATTCTAATACCTCATAAATATATAGCCGTATATAATTATATCTATACCGATCCGGTTACGACAGTTAAAGTTACACCTCATTTGCGTGGCTGTATTTGTAAAGTGAAGCCGTGTATTAATTTCTGTTGTCCTTTTGGTAAACTGTACAGTTCAAATGATTCGTCTTGCATTGATGCCCATGATCATTTTGAATGGCCGACAACGTTGAATATGACACTATCGGATGGTTCCTTGAAGactgtaaatatatttaaacaatatgccATAGTGAATTTTCGACCTTGTAATCCCATGTATGCTTTGGAGCCACAAAGAGAACCGGATGATGCCTGGCAGATATTTGCG AACGGTACAATTTTCCGTCACTATGATGAATCATATTTGGATAAACTGCAGTATTGCATGGTGCCCACTATGGGTAATGATACAAATGCTACATTCTACCTCAATCCTGCCAATTGTGATTTGAGTCCCGGCTATGgaacaatgaaaataataaatgccTACGCTATGCTCTTCTCCATACCCTTTATGATATTGACCATTTTGGTGTATTTAGCCATACCGGAATTGCGCAATCAGCATGGCAAATCATTGGTCTGTTATTTATTTGGTCTTATAGTGGGCTATTCGATGTTGTGTCTGAATGCCTGGTCGGCGTATATAGATGTAATAGGTTTGCCCTGTAAAATTATAG GTTACACGGCCTATTATTTCTTTATGGCGGCCTTCTTTTGGCTAAGTGTTATTAGTTTTGATTTATGGCATAATTTCCGAGGCACAAGAGGCATTAATCGTTTTCAGGAGAAGAAAAGATTTGCCATGTATTCGGTATATTCTTGGGGTATACCtattatatttcttataggtaccTGGTTTATGCAAGAACGTGTGGATATACCATATGCCTGGAAGCCTGGTATTGGTGGGGGTGAATATTGCTGGATCAATA tGTTAACCTGGTCAGGTTTGGTATACTTTTTTGCACCCATTATGGGCATAATTGTGGccaatattattatgtttatcaTGACAGCCATGAAAATCCATAAGGTGCAGCGAGAAATGGCACGTATTATGGCTCGTGAGGATAGTACGCGTAatttaagaaatgaaaaagacaa ATTCGGTTTatttttacgtttatttttgGTCATGGGTGTTACTTGGTCTTTGGAGATCGTCTCATATTTTGTGGGCGTTGACAAACCCTGGTCGAAAATCTTTTATGTGGCTGATATTTGTAATGCCATTCAAGGTTTCTTGATTTTCATGTTGTTTGTCATGAAAAAGAAGGTTAAACAATTGATTACTAATAG ATATTCGGTACGTGATAGCAGTAATCAGCGCCAAAGTCATTCCTCCACTAAAACCACTTGCAGCAGTGTAGGAAGTATAGCATTGCCGAATTCAAAAATTTCAGCGGATAAACCCCTAATGAAACCTCTCGAACGTACCACAGTCTTAAGTGGTCTatga
- the LOC111687877 gene encoding probable G-protein coupled receptor Mth-like 9 has product MIAMIKHSTSSSSSSSLDQLWLLSLLFAFLLFIQYLPTSVTARSYPCPYEQTVNITDGLRLKDGSYSFEGLVIPSNLTAEYTYKVIDGIEYDAPRHIRGCACLLKPCITFCCPPKMHYDDVHQNCTLNEKESHSQHTHIEVKFRNGSIDVVNIKDAFIVRYEFGCKAKYVEKKKEEFWKWDLFENGTLKRESKYYTTDEYCFTPLEHKKAWSLTPLTCERYQRGLRVWIYVICTAVAIIVNITIILMFVAIKDVRNSNYGEGLIFHLFSLTIGLAALVYLQLKNPMNLSHTACRNIGFLAYFFLIVSFLILNIISGNFWATFSLKPIKSWHLKILYGLTLAVAFALKYLAKFAQDSSMARYLKPGIGEDFCWFDIRLWGILLYFYFPILISLSLSLYCSIRAYFSIFQLPNDTINVAGKDFKTTKKHFMAYCIYLLVVFSIWMREIIVYITARFRQVFFIIDYWSGICILGLAAVAFIFLLTRNIFVKNWWGINV; this is encoded by the exons ATGATCG CGATGATTAAACATTCAACATCGTCATCTTCATCTTCATCATTAGATCAGCTTTGGTTGTTGTCATTGTTATTcgcatttcttttgtttatacaATATTTGCCCACCTCAGTAACTGCCCGCTCTTATCCCTGCCCTTATGAGCAAACCGTTAATATTACCGATGGTTTGCGCTTAAAAGACGGTTCTTATTCATTTGAGGGTCTAGTCATACCGTCCAATCTAACGGCCGAATATACATACAAAGTTATCGATGGTATAGAGTATGATGCTCCCAGGCATATAAGAGGTTGTGCCTGTCTGCTAAAACCATGCATTACATTCTGTTGCCCACCCAAGATGCACTACGATGATGTTCATCAGAATTGTACGCTCAATGAGAAAGAATCTCACTCACAACACACTCATATTGAGGTGAAATTTCGGAATGGTTCAATAGATGTGGTGAATATTAAGGATGCATTTATTGTTCGTTATGAGTTCGGATGTAAGGCGAAATATGTCGAAAAGAAAAAGGAGGAATTTTGGAAATGGGATCTATTTGAG AATGGCACTCTTAAACGTGAATCAAAATATTATACGACTGATGAATACTGTTTTACTCCCCTGGAACATAAGAAAGCATGGAGTTTAACACCACTAACATGTGAAAGATACCAAAGAGGTCTTAGAGTATGGATCTATGTAATCT GTACCGCAGTGGCCATTATTGTGAATATAACCATCATACTTATGTTTGTGGCAATTAAGGATGTGCGCAATAGTAACTACGGAGAaggtttaatatttcatttattttccctGACAATAGGCTTAGCGGCTCTGgtatatttacaattaaaaaatccCATGAATTTATCTCACACAGCATGCCGCAATATAG GTTTTCTggcttatttctttttaattgtcTCATTTCTGATCTTAAATATTATAAGTGGCAATTTTTGGGCCACCTTTTCCTTAAAGCCAATTAAAAGTTGGCATTTAAAAATACTATATGGCTTAACGTTAGCCGTTGCCTTTGCTTTAAAATATCTAGCTAAATTTGCTCAAGACTCCAGTATGGCACGTTACTTAAAACCTGGAATTGGTGAAGATTTTTGCTGGTTTGATA TTCGTTTATGGGGCATTTTATTGTACTTTTATTTCCCCATTCTTATATCTCTGTCTCTAAGCCTTTACTGTTCGATTAGGGCTTATTTCAGCATATTCCAGTTGCCCAATGATACGATAAATGTGGCTGGAAAGGATTTCAAAACCACAAAGAAACA TTTCATGGCttattgcatttatttattgGTGGTATTTTCCATCTGGATGCGTGaaataattgtatatattaCTGCTCGTTTCCGCCAAGTCTTCTTTATTATTGATTACTGGAGCGGTATTTGTATATTGGGCCTGGCAGCAGTGGCATTTATATTTCTGTTGACCAgaaatattttcgtaaaaaattgGTGGGGTATCAATGTGTAA